The following are encoded together in the Citrus sinensis cultivar Valencia sweet orange chromosome 1, DVS_A1.0, whole genome shotgun sequence genome:
- the LOC102622558 gene encoding aspartate aminotransferase, cytoplasmic gives MDSESVFGKIVRAPEDPILGVTVAYNKDTSPVKLNLGVGAYRTEEGKPLVLNVVRKAEQLLVNDQSRVKEYLPIVGLVDFNKLSAKLILGADSPAIKDNRVTTVQCLSGTGSLRVGAEFLARHYHQLTIYIPQPTWGNHPKVFTLAGLSVKTYRYYDPATRGLNFQGLLEDLRAAPSGAIVLLHACAHNPTGVDPTLEQWEQIRQLMRSKGLLPFFDSAYQGFASGSLDADAQSVRMFVADGGECLVAQSYAKNMGLYGERVGALSIVCKTEDVASRVESQLKLVIRPMYSSPPIHGASIVATILKDSTMYKEWTLELKAMADRIISMRQQLFDALSARGTPGDWSHIIKQIGMFTFTGLNSEQVAFMTKEYHIYMTSDGRISMAGLSSKTVPHLTDAIHAAVTRMG, from the exons atgGATTCTGAATCAGTGTTTGGAAAGATTGTTCGTGCTCCTGAAGATCCCATTCTAGGG GTCACTGTTGCTTATAACAAGGATACAAGCCCAGTCAAGTTGAACTTGGGTGTTGGTGCTTACCGAACTGAG GAAGGGAAACCTCTGGTTCTGAATGTAGTGAGAAAGGCAGAGCAGCTCTTAGTGAATGACCA GTCACGGGTCAAAGAGTATCTTCCCATTGTTGGACTTgtggattttaataaattgagtgCAAAGCTCATCCTTGGTGCTGACAG CCCTGCGATTAAAGACAACAGAGTGACCACCGTTCAGTGCTTGTCTGGCACTGGTTCTTTGAGGGTTGGAGCTGAGTTTCTGGCAAGGCATTATCACCAA CTTACCATATATATTCCACAGCCAACATGGGGAAACCATCCCAAAGTTTTCACTTTAGCAGGATTGTCTGTGAAGACCTACCGCTATTATGATCCAGCAACACGTGGGCTAAACTTCCAAG GCTTGCTGGAGGATCTTAGGGCTGCACCATCCGGAGCTATAGTTCTtcttcatgcatgtgctcaTAATCCAACTGGTGTTGACCCGACCCTTGAGCAGTGGGAGCAGATCAGGCAGCTGATGAGGTCAAAAGGATTGTTACCTTTCTTTGACAGTGCTTATCAG GGTTTTGCAAGTGGTAGCCTAGATGCAGATGCACAATCTGTTCGCATGTTTGTGGCAGATGGTGGCGAATGCCTGGTAGCTCAGAGTTATGCGAAAAACATGGGACTCTATGGGGAACGTGTCGGCGCCCTCAGCATT GTCTGCAAGACAGAAGATGTGGCAAGCAGGGTTGAAAGCCAGTTGAAACTCGTGATTAGGCCCATGTACTCTAGTCCACCTATTCACGGGGCCTCTATTGTGGCTACAATTCTCAAGGACAG CACTATGTATAAAGAGTGGACTCTTGAACTGAAAGCGATGGCTGACCGGATTATAAGCATGCGTCAGCAACTATTTGATGCTCTGTCTGCTAGAG GCACTCCAGGAGACTGGAGTCACATTATCAAGCAAATAGGAATGTTTACATTCACAGGGCTGAACAGTGAACAAGTTGCCTTCATGACCAAGGAGTATCACATTTATATGACATCTGATGG GAGGATTAGCATGGCAGGTCTTAGTTCAAAGACAGTTCCTCATCTTACCGATGCTATACATGCTGCTGTAACCCGAATGGGCTAA
- the LOC107176688 gene encoding probable protein ABIL4, producing MHISELSTESDEVFRFDKSLRELKDLRSQLHYAADYCESTFLNAKEKTTAVENTKEYICNALITVVDHLGNVSANLDNCIPNSNAYSEAELRINSLKQRLLSCELYAHKLALNRVKWNVVLPRYHRRYLSAPIEDVGRSNEKSGYQGPSAPSWDCRFPSNAKITDKQEFDIQDVPLFMYTFADKSSAIKNLPSKNSVDKFKNSVVECDPNLASARVLLPVRDGISILAKGPNPIFHFQLGNRNPGRRSLRRSFQSTEIMSLIRRTKKNKMKV from the exons ATGCATATCTCAGAATTATCTACCGAGTCTGATGAAGTTTTTCGGTTCGACAAGTCTCTCCGG GAACTGAAAGACTTGCGGTCGCAGCTTCATTATGCTGCTGATTACTGTGAATCAACATTCTTGAATGCCAAAGAGAAGACGAC TGCGGTGGAGAATACAAAAGAGTACATATGCAACGCTTTAATCACCGTTGTTGATCATCTGGGAAACGTCTCCGCTAATCTTGATAACTGCATTCCTAATAGTAATGCGTATTCTGAGGCGGAGCTTCGAATCAACTCCCTCAAACAA AGGCTTCTCTCATGTGAGCTGTATGCACACAAGCTTGCTCTGAACAGAGTTAAGTGGAATGTAGTTCTGCCAAGATATCACCGGCGTTATTTGTCAGCAC CAATCGAGGATGTTGGTAGATCAAATGAGAAGTCTGGATACCAGGGACCTTCTGCACCATCGTG GGACTGCAGGTTTCCGAGTAATGCAAAAATCACAGATAAGCAAGAATTTGACATACAGGATGTGCCACTTTTCATGTATACGTTCGCTGACAAGTCATCTGCAATTAAGAATCTACCATCGAAGAATTCTGTcgacaaattcaaaaattctgTCGTCGAATGTGATCCTAATTTAGCATCAG CTCGCGTACTTTTGCCTGTTCGAGATGGCATCTCAATTCTGGCTAAAGGTCCAAATCCCATTTTTCATTTCCAG CTGGGTAATCGGAATCCTGGACGCAGGAGCTTACGCAGATCATTTCAGAGCACTGAAATCATGTCACTTATTCGGAGAACTAAAAAGAACAAGATGAAAGTTTAA